The genomic region TTTATCGATATGGTACAGGCCAGTCGGGAGAACAACACCGCCGTTGAGTAATCAACCAATTCTTTTAACTAAAATTTATCATATTGTACATAGGAATGCATGCCACATGGGACGTTTACAACTGCGATGCGAACAAGCTCTCATTTGTGCCCCATATCAAAAAGACCCTTCATGCGATAACCGCTACTTTAGGGTTAGAGGAAATAAACGAGGCCTTTAAACAGTTTGAACCGATCGGCGTTACCGGATTTATTTTATTGGCAGAAAGCCATATCAGTATTCATACCTGGCCAGAACATAATTACGCTGCCGTGGATGTTTTTTCCTGTAAACCTTTTGATGTTGGTATTGTCACCAAAGCTTTGAAGGTACTTTTGGCATCTGATGAGGTAAAGGCCAATGTTCTTGAAAGGGGAAAGTTGAGCGTCGCCAAAAAAACATCGTTACCACCTAAATAATAAAATGCGACATAAATTCGCAATCATCGGTAATTATTAAATTTTCTTGGGTCCTCAGATTGAGTGCCGAAGGCTTATCGGTATAAAAAATCCCGGTTTGGTAATAATATTCCTCCCTATCTTGCTCCAAAGGATGAAACCTTTGATACACTCTATCTTGATGTGCATAGTCACCTTTTGACAAAGTAGTCTCTTTGCCCTTGATTTCTATATTCTCGCCCAATCGCCCATAATGGGGTTTGGTCACAAATTCTTGTAACAAAGGTTTTTCTATAAAAGTTTCCGCAATGTAATCGTTGGGAAAATGTCTCGTAATATAGGCCAAGAATTTTTTATTCTGCCATAGGGCTGCATACGCGGGGTTTAAAACAGTGCACAAATCTTTGCGAATGATTGCGGATAGATCTTTGGCCAGTTGGGGTTCATCGGTAAACATCCAATCCCAGGGTATCATTTTAAACCATATGTCGGCAATTTGATATTCCCCATTAATTTCATAAAGTATGCCTTCTTCATGCGAGAAAATCACCTCTTCAAGGTTAACGTAGAAAGATTTAAATCCGTTTTCATGGCCGATATCCAAAATTGTGTTCACGTTAAGGATATCCTCTTTATACCCAAAGGAAGAGCCCAAAATAAAGGGTTCGTCGTGTGAAATTTTATGCTTCAACTTGAGCAAAATTTCCCCTATATCATGAGATAGATTGTTGAATTGGGAATTGCCCAAGGGTAACTGCTGATGCTGTAGATCTTGCCAAAGAACCGTTTCGGGCAGCGTGCTACAAGTATCGGCATTGAACTCTATAATTTTAGCGTCATTGTTTTTTAATCCGCCGTTTACATCAAACCTACCCAGTAAAAAAGGGTGTTTGTCCCTATTGTTCCAGCTATGGTAAATACATTCTTCGAAAAAAGGAGGTATTGAAAATTCATTCAATCTTTTTTCATCCAATATTTTTTGGGTAGCTTTTTCAAAAAGCAAAAAAGCTTCGGTACAAATGCGTTGAAAATTCTCTATCTGAAACCTATGGATGCCCAGAAGTTCTTCGGAAAAGTAATCTTGCTTAAGATACCAATGCAATTGGTGGGGCAACTGTTTCTTTTTAAGTCGTTTTACTTCTTTGAACCGACTATCCTCCAAACGATCTAAACGACTTCCCTGAACCATAACCTTTTGATGAAGCTCCAGGTACTTTGATTTTTCTGGAAGTTGCTGTACTTTTTAAATCGTTTTTAAGTCCGGTCGACTTGTTATAAGCTGTAGCGTCTTTATAATAGCTGCTGTTCGGGGTAACGTTGCCCAGCCTTCTATTAAAATATGAAGCCGCTAAGGAGTAGTATAAAATATTGCGTAGGCCGGATCTTTGGTATTTGGCCTCGTCCGAACCGCTATCAATTTTAGCCAAAGAAAGTGTATCTACCGTACCTTCCAAAGTATGTACTATGGCTATGGACTTTTCCTTTTCGTCGATTATGCGCTCATCAATGATTTTATAGTCGTCTCCAGGTTCAATTTCCTCGACTTCAGTGACCGTTCCCTTGGTGGCTTCGTATACCGTTTTGTCTTGTGCATCTTTGATTCTAGGACTGCCATCCCCGCCGCAACTGGAAACCAAAATACATCCTGATACCGCACTGGCCAACATTATTTTTCTGGAAAATGCAAAGCCGTTTACTGATTTTTTATTCATCTTTGGATAGATTGTTTTGCTTTAACGTTATCAAACCTAAATAAATTATATGAGAAAGAAAATTCTTTTGTCTTTTGCCGTCTTCGTTGCTGGCCTTTGTTCTATTGTTTATGAACTTTTGGTCAGTACAACGGCTACCTATTTTTTGGGCGACGGGGTAAGACAATTTTCTATTATAATCGGAATTTACTTATTTTCTATGGGAATTGGTGCATTTTTGTCCAAGTTTTTAACTAAAATGCCGCTACGCTTTTTTGTGCATATTGAGTTTTTGTTGGGATTGATCGGTGGTATATCGGTGCCTTTGTTATATTTTTTGTTCGTAAACGTAAATTCAATCACGCTACAGATTTTATGTTTGGTGATTATATTCATCATAGGTCTACTTACGGGTATGGAAGTTCCCTTGCTCACCTTTGCCTCAAACGAGGTGGATTTTAAAAATAATCTTTCCAATGTACTTTCATTGGATTATATAGGAGGCTTATTGGCCACTTTGCTTTTCCCTTTTATTCTATTGCCTTTTGTTGGGCTTTTTTATTCGTCGTTGATATTCGGGATTTTTAATATAGTATTGGGGTTGGTATTGAACCATTTTTTCTTGAAAAAATCCAAAAAGACCCTGTTTTTGGGGCTACTGTCAATGACGGTACTTTTCGCGATCGTATTTTCTGGTGGAAGACTTTTAAAGATATGGGACGACGCCATTTACAAAAACCCAATTGTACTCAATACCCAAACGCCCTATCAAAAAATTGTGGTAACCAAAAAACAAGAGGATATCAGATTGTATTTGAACAGGGTAATACAATTTTCTTCGGCGGATGAATATAGATACCACGAACCCTTGGTTCATGTACCGTTAACGTTGCATAAAAACCCTAAATCGGTTTTAATTTTGGGGGGTGGGGAAAATTTGGCCAGCAGAGAAGTACTAAAATACCCGAGTGTCGAGAAAATTGATGTGGTAGATATTGACAGTACCATGTTTCATCTGGCGAAGAACAACTCCTTTTTTAAGGAAATTAACCAGGGCGCCGCATTAAACAAAAGGGTTAATTTAATTACCGAGGATGCTTTCACGTTTTTATATAATTATCCCAATTCGTATGATGTTATCATAGCCGATTTGCCCGATCCGGTAAATGAAGCCATTGCACGGTTGTACAGCAGACAGTTTTTTTTATTGGCAAAGGCCAAATTGAAAGAGGATGGTCTTTTTGTGACACAATCCGGTGAAATTTATTTTTCAAATTCGGTCTTTAGCTGTATAAACAACACATTGAAAGATGTATTTGAATACAAGCTTCCGTATCACAATTACATACCTTCTTTTGGCGATTGGGGTTTTGTATTGGCCAGTAGAAACCCTATCGATATAACAGTTAAAAAAAGAAACCTTCCTCAAAATCTACAATTTTTGACCGATGAACAATATCAAATGGCTTTTCTTTTTCCAAAGGATATTGAAATTGCACAAACCCAAAAAAATACTTTGGACAGCCCCGTGATACTCAACTATTTTTTGGAGGATTGGAACAAATGGAAAACCGATTTACAATCAGGTACCAAATAAAAAAAATCATCTTGCTAGTAAGATGATTTTTTGAATGTTCGTTTTTTGATGTTTTTAAGGTTACCCTTTGGAAATATCTCCAGAACCAGATGTCTTGGTATCTATCTTTTCCGGATTGCCCCTGTAACTAATATCCCCTGAGCCAGATACCCGAGCCTTTAAGACCTTGTTTACCGTTACTTGGATATCTGCTGAACCGGATACACTGGCGGTCACGTTATCAGCCTCTAAACCATAAGCTTCTACATCGCCAGAGCCTGATATGCTCACGTCAAAATCTTTCGTGCTACCGGCAAAATCCATATCTCCCGAACCCGACATCGATACCGATAGGTAATCTGTCTCAACATCCATTGTAAGGTTGCCCGAGCCGGACATACTTGTCTTTAATCGCTCAGATCGTATGATCGTCTTTCCAACGATATCCCCAGAACCAGAAATGGCTATCCCCTCAATACTTTCTACAGGCACCGTGACCTTGATACCACTTTTCCAGTTTGAAGGTTTTAGATTGACCCCTTTTTCGGTTTTAATAACAAGTTTTCCGTTTTTTACTTCTGTTTTAATGTACTCCAAAAGATTTTCCTCGCCCCGTAATGTAATTTCCCCTTCATTGCCTGATACCAAATCTACATCAAACCAGCCTGAAAGCGATATAGATTCATAATCGCCGATAGACCTTTCTATGGTTTTCATATTTCCGTTTCCTTTGATACGTTTTCCCCATTGGGCAGTGGCCGACAGTGTAAACAATAGTATTAGGGCAAGTGATGTTGATTTTTTCATGATGTGTTTAGTTTATCGTTTTTTTTAATTTTTACTTGTTGATTGAATTTTATTGAAGGATACCCCACCATAATCACTGGTAATATAAACCATATTGCCACTATTGGAAGAGCCATGATAGCCTTTATAATACTTTTCGGTTGACTTCTCATTGCTGATACTGATTTCAAAATCGTCCTTACCACTAACACCTGCATACTCTGTATTGATTTCAAAGTCAAAGTGATACTCAGGGGCATACCCTATTTTTACGCCAGTGTAATCGGTACGTATTTGTAAGTTACCGGCATCCTCAGCCATTTCCTTTATGCGTATAGACCCATAATCTGCGGTCAAATTTACATTGCCGTGCAGTGTACCCAATTTAACGTTTATGTACTGCCCATTTCCTTGAACGTTCTGCGCCTCGCCTATTTCCATATTGCCATAATCGCTAGTGTATTGTAGGTTTTTCATGGTCACTACGGTAGAATTGGTATAATCTGCCTTGATCATAAGGTCACCTGCTTTCTCGATGGTAAAACCCGAATAATCTGCCCTGATCTCACCACTGTTTATATAACCTATACTGGATTTTGAAGTGTAGTCGAATTTCAATTGATTGTTACGCCCCCTAAGTTCACCAATTTCTAACCTGCCGTAATCACAGTTTATCTTGGCATGCCCATCAACCCTGTCCAAAACAATGTTGCCATAGTCATTGTTCAGATGAACGCTATTTTTTACAGGTAATTTTATGGTATAGTTTATCTGCATGTTCACATTGTTATTGTTGCCCCAGTTCCAATCCCAACCGTTTTTCTTTTTGTTGAAAACGGTACGTGCCGAGACTACGCTACTGCTAGCTTCAAAATCTATGGTGATTTCGTCTAGTTTTTGCTTTACTTTTTCTTCGTTGTTGCCATTGGTCTTTACATGTACTTCTATGACGATTTTATCCTCGTTCCAAGATGTTATATTTAGATTGCCGTAACTGTTTTTAACCTTTAAAAGGGCATCTGAATTAACATCGTACTCTTTTTTTATTGTTTTTTCTTTAGTGTGTTTTCCTCTGGGTTTGCCATCATGCGCCAAAAGCACAATAGGGAGTACCAAAAGTAACACCGTTACATATTTACATAGTATAGTTCGCATCATCGTAGTTTTTTAGATTTTTAATAGTTTCAATTTTATTGAGTACGTCCCGCAACAGGTCTATCCTTGTTTGAAAATTCGTTATCATCGCGCTAAGTATCATCTTGCTGTTACCGCCGTTCAAAAGGTCTTTTTCAAGTTGATTGTAATCGGTCTTTAATTTTTGTAACTGTTGCATGGTATCATCCACCATCTTTTTGGTTTGCGGGGTGCTTTCACTTTCTAGTTTTTTTATTTGTTCTTCTATTAAGCTGGCAAAGTAATACTCTGTATTGGACACTTCGGGCGATATTTCCGCAACTTGTTCTTCAATGCTGGGTCTGCTTTGGTAAACACCTATGCCTATACAGCATAACAATGCTATTGAAGCCGCAATTGAAAGTGGTTTCCACCAAGGCTTACGTTTCTTTTCAAGGGATGCTACTCCTTTAGAGGCGTTTAGTTTGTCCAAAAACCTTTGCTGGTGCCCCATCGCCGGCTCAAGCGTATCGAACGTACCTTCTAGGTTTTTGAATAGGGTTTCAATATTTTCTTCTTTTTTATTCATAATCAGGCCATTACCAATTTTTTTCGTAAACTTTCTTTCGCTCTGGAAATCGTTGTTCTACAATTTGCATAGCTTATGTTCATGATATCGCTTATTTCTTCATAATCATACCCTTCTATTAAATGTAAGGTCAAAGAAACTCTGTAATTGTCCTTCAAATTCTTCATGGTTTCCATTACTTTTTGAGCCTTTAGTTCTGTGATTCCATGATCTGAAGCAACTACATCATCATCTTCGACCTTGTACATTATGTCATCCAGACCAACTTCATTTTGCTTTTGCTTTTTACGATAGTGATATATACTGTTGTTTATCACGATACGTTTTAGCCAAGCTCCGAAAGTAACCTCTCCTTTGAATGATTGCAGTTTTGTAAACGCGTTCAAAAACGATTCCTGCATAACATCCTCTGCTTCGGCACTGTCCTTTACAATTCGCACGGCCGTGTTGTACATGGCCTTGTAATAGCGGTTGTAAATTTCCAATTGTGCACTTTGTTTTCCGTCCAGGCACAATTGTAATAATGCGTTGGTATGTTCTTTTTTGTGGCTCAAAAAATGAATGGTTTGTTATAGAGATGTTTGCTTTTTGAGATTGTTACAGTTTTTTCACTTTTTTTTTCGATTGGCATGAGAATTGCCCATAAGGTAGGTAATAAAAGAGATTGCTAAATAGCGTACACCTTGTATTAAGGGTTTTGAAGAAAATATAGTCTAATTAAAAATGAAGGGATTCTGTAATTTACGTGACAGAATGACCGAAATATACATATGGGAAATTCGAAGTTTGAAAATTTTGACAATATGTCTTTGCAAGGGATTGATGAGGATTCTGAGTTGATTCCGTTATTGACACCTGAAGATGAGGAAGAAATGAACAATGAGGGGCTGCCGGAAACACTGCCTATTTTGCCGTTACGCAATACGGTGTTGTTCCCAGGTGTTGTAATACCGATAACGGCCGGGAGGGATAAGTCCATCAACCTGATAAAAGACGCGAACAAAGGCTCCAAGGTTATCGGTGTAGTTTCACAAAAGGATGAAAGCACCGAAAACCCGAGTGTAAAAGATATCAACACTTTAGGTACAGTGGCACGTATATTACGTGTATTGAAAATGCCAGACGGCAATACCACGGTAATCATACAGGGAAAAAAACGGTTTGAGGTTGCCGAAATACTTACCGAGAAACCCTATATGACCGCAACGGTACGCGAGGCTAACGAGAGCAGGCCAGATAAAGCCAATAAGGAATTTTTAGCCATAATCGATTCCATTAAAGAATTGGCGTTACGTATTATCCGTAACAATCCCAATATTCCGAGCGATGCTTCCTTTGCTATCAAGAATATCCAGAGTAATTCTTTTTTGATAAATTTTGTATCCTCCAATCTTAATTTGGACGTAAAGGACAAGCAAGAACTTTTGGAAATTCCAGATCTGCAGGAGAGAGCTCTAGCGACCCTGAAGTATATGAACGTTGAACTTCAAAAACTAGAATTGAAGAACGACATTCAGTCCAAGGTACGTAGTGATATGGACCAACAACAGCGGGAGTACTTTTTGCACCAACAAATGAAGACCATTCAGGAAGAATTGGGCGGTGTATCTTATGATGAGGAGTTGGAAGAGATGCGAAAAAGGGCAAAATCAAAAAAATGGGACGAGAAGGTTGCGACACATTTTGATAAGGAACTGGCCAAAATGCAACGCATGAACCCGCAAGTGGCAGAATACTCCATTCAAAGAAACTATTTGGATTTATTTTTGGATTTACCCTGGAACGAATTTTCCAAGGATAAATTTGATTTAGAACGTGCGGAGAAAATTTTGGATCGCGACCATTACGGTTTGGAAGATGTAAAAAAGCGTATTATCGAATACTTGGCCGTATTGAAGCTAAGGAATGATATGAAGTCACCCATTTTATGCCTATATGGCCCCCCAGGGGTAGGTAAGACCTCTTTGGGGAAATCTGTTGCAGAAGCACTGGGAAGGGAGTATGTACGCATCTCGCTGGGAGGATTGCGAGACGAAGCCGAAATACGGGGGCACCGAAAAACATATATTGGCGCAATGCCGGGTAGAATTGTACAGAGCTTAAAAAAGGCAGGGACATCCAATCCGGTATTTATCTTGGACGAAATAGACAAACTGTCCAATAGCCATCAAGGCGATCCCTCTTCTGCAATGTTGGAAGTCTTGGACCCGGAACAAAATAGTGAGTTTTACGATAATTTTTTGGAAATGGGGTATGACCTCTCCAAAGTCATGTTCATCGCCACCGCAAATAACCTGGGAACCATTCAGCCCGCCTTGCGCGACCGTATGGAGATAATCAATGTTACTGGGTATACCATCGAGGAAAAAGTTGAAATCGCCAAACGCCATCTTTTGCCAAAGCAATTGAAAGAACATGGCCTTTCTGCAAAGCACCTAAAAATAGGAAAGCCCCAATTGGAAAAAATCGTGGAAGGGTACACGCGCGAATCCGGAGTGCGTTCCCTTGAAAAACAGATTGCCAAAATGGTACGGTATGCCGCAAAATCAATCGCTACAGAAGAAGATTACAACATTAAGATCAGCACCGCCGATGTTGAGAAAATATTGGGACCAGCCCGTTTGGAGCGCAACAAGTATGAAAACAATGAGGTTGCAGGTGTGGTAACGGGATTGGCATGGACAAGTGTCGGGGGCGATATTTTGTTCATAGAATCCATTCTTTCCAAAGGAAAAGGAACTTTGAACATTACAGGAAACCTAGGTAAGGTCATGAAAGAATCGGCGACTATTGCCATGGAATATATTAAATCCAATGCCGATACTTTCGGAATCAACTCCGAAGTCTTCGATAAATACAACGTACACATTCATGTTCCGGAAGGGGCGACACCAAAAGATGGGCCAAGTGCCGGTATCACTATGTTGACCTCTTTGGTATCTTTGTTTACACAGCGTAAAATCAAAAAGAGTCTGGCAATGACAGGCGAAATTACCCTGCGGGGAAAAGTATTGCCCGTTGGTGGAATCAAGGAAAAGATATTAGCGGCCAAACGTGCCAGAATCAAAGAAATAATCCTATGCGAGGAAAATAAAAGGGATATCCTTGAAATTAAGGAAGAGTATCTTAAAGGATTGACCTTTCATTATGTTACCGATATGAGTGAAGTCATAGATTTAGCGATAACAAAAGGAAAAGTCAAGAATGCAAAAAAACTGTAAATAGTTTTATAAGACAATCAAGTTGATTTTTGAAGTTAGCCGAAAAGCTTGGTAAGTGCTTTACGCTGTTCAAGTTTCATTATCTTTATGTCATGAATAATATAACCATAGCCATAGACGGATACTCCTCAACGGGAAAAAGTACGATTTCCAAACAACTGGCAAAGGCTTTGGGTTATATTTACGTGGATACGGGCGCTATGTATCGTGCCGTAACACTTTTCGCTATGCAAAACGATGTTCTTGCCGATACACAAAATCTTATTGGACTTCTTCCTGAAATTGAGTTGAAATTTGTGTACAATGATGATTTGGGCTACGCAGAAATGTACCTCAACGGTAAAAATGTTGAAAAAGAGATTAGGTCATTGGAGGTTTCTAGACAGGTAAGCAAAGTTGCCGCAATAAAAGCCGTAAGAAAAAAACTGGTCGATTTACAGCAGGCAATGGGGAAAGAAAAAGGAATCGTGATGGATGGCAGGGATATCGGGACCGTTGTTTTTCCTGATGCCGAGCTTAAAATTTTTATGACCGCTTCGCCAGAAACACGGGCTGCGAGACGATATAAAGAGCTGTTGGACAAAGGAGAGAAAGTGCTGTACGCCGATGTGCTTAAAAATGTACAGGAGCGTGATTATATCGATTCCCATCGTGAAGTTTCTCCGTTACGCAAGGCCAAAGATGCTATTGAATTTGATAATAGCGATATGGGCTTAAAGGAACAGCTTGAAAGAATTCACAATTATGCACTTCGGATTATTGAAAAAAGCAATAAAAAATACCGTTGAACATCATATTCAACGGTATTTTAATTCTGTGTATTGGTTACTGGCTATGGGTTCGGAATAACCAAAACCTGATCGGGATGAATCACATCCGGATTTTTTAATATATTGGTATTCGCTTCGAAAATTTGCTTGTACTTCATGGCATCACCATAATAGTGCTTAGCAATTTTACTTAAAGATTCCCCGCTGGTAACCGTGTGCCTGTGATAAACCGAATCATCGGCAACGGTAATATTTGCCTTTACATCTGAAGCATTCTCGCCGCCCAACTGCTTTATTTTGTCCCAAAGCAAGTCCTTTTCATAAGGTGTATTGGCTTGCCCTTTTATTTTGAGAACGCCACCTTCTTCAGTAACGTTTCCATCCTTGATACCTAATTGTTGCCCAAGGTCCAAGACTCCTTGATATTTTGCTTTAACGCTCATAAGATTAATTTAATGGTTAATAATTATATGCTCAATATAGTAAATAAACAGAGGACTCTTGCGAATAACAGTGAAATTATTGGAAGAGATCGTTATCTAATTAGGTTTTAGGGTTTGTAAAACAGGAATTTAGTTGTATTTTTGCACACCTTTTTAGCAAATAATCAAGAGAAAAAGGGATACAAAAAACAAAAACATGCTTCCATAGGTATTGTTGGCTCTTGTAACACTATGGAATACAAATTATTTATCAGCAAATGGCTGAAGAAAAAACAACGGCTGAAGTAGAAGAAACTACGCAAGCCACAGAAACTATAGTTGAGACTCCTAAACAAGACCCAAAAGAATTTTTGGAAAACTTCAATTGGGAAAAATACGAAGAAGGTATTGAGCGTGTAGACGATTCCAAATTGGAGGAGTTTGAAAAGTTGGTAGCCGAAAATTTCGTTGATACCGCCGATGAGGAAGTGGTGACCGGTACTGTCGTTCATATGACGGACAGAGAGGCTATCATTGACATCAATGCAAAATCAGAAGGTGTTATTTCCCTTAATGAATTTCGTTATAACCCCGATTTAAAGGTTGGCGATAAAGTTGAGGTTTTGATAGATATCCGTGAGGATAAAAGTGGTCAATTGGTACTGTCGCATAGAAAGGCAAGAACCATTATGGCCTGGGACAGGGTCAATGCCGCCCATGATAAAGAAGAAATCGTTACTGGTTTTGTAAAATGCAGAACCAAAGGTGGTATGATCGTAGATGTATTTGGTATTGAGGCTTTCTTGCCAGGTTCGCAAATAGACGTAAAACCAATTCGTGATTACGATCAGTACGTAAATAAAACAATGGAATTCAAGGTGGTCAAGATCAACCATGAGTTCAAAAACGTTGTTGTTTCCCATAAGGCACTTATCGAGGCCGATATCGAGGAGCAAAAGAAAGAAATCATTGGCCAGTTGGAAAAAGGTCAGGTTTTGGAAGGTGTGGTAAAAAACATTACATCTTACGGTGTCTTTATAGATTTGGGCGGTGTAGATGGTTTGGTACATATTACCGACCTTTCTTGGAGCCGTATCAATCACCCGAACGAGGTCGTGGAATTGGATCAGAAACTAAATGTGGTTATCCTTGATTTTGATGATAATAAATCGAGAATCCAGTTAGGTCTTAAGCAATTGGAGAAACATCCATGGGATGCTTTGAGCGATGAGCTCAAAATTGGTGACAAGGTAAAAGGTAAGGTAGTGGTTATTGCCGACTACGGTGCATTTATTGAAGTTGCCGAAGGTGTTGAAGGATTGATCCACGTTTCGGAAATGTCGTGGTCAACACATTTACGTTCCGCTCAGGATTTCGTAAAAGTTGGTGACGAATTAGAAGCCGTGATATTGACTTTAGATCGTGAAGACCGTAAAATGTCTCTCGGTATCAAGCAGTTGACGCCAGACCCATGGACGGATATCACCACTAAATACCCTGTAGGTTCCAGACATAAGGGCATTGTGAGAAACTTTACGAACTTTGGCGTTTTTGTAGAGTTGGAAGAAGGTATAGATGGTTTGATTTATATATCTGACTTATCATGGACCAAGAAAATAAAGCACCCATCCGAGTTTACCGCCGTTGGCGAAACTCTGGAGGTTGAAGTATTGGAACTTGATGTTGATGGCCGTAAGCTAAGTTTGGGCCATAAACAGACTACTGAGAATCCTTGGGATAAGTATGAAACCGAATTTGCGGAAGGTACCGTTCACAAAGCAGCGATTACCGATATCGTAGATAAAGGCGCTACGATTGATTTTAATGATGACATTACCGCTTTTGTACCACAACGCCATTTAGAAAAAGAAGATGGTAAAAAAATCGGTAAAGGTGAAGAAGCGGAATTCAAGATCATTGAGTTCAACAAAGAATTCAAAAGAGTTGTTGCCAGTCATACCGCAATCTTTAGGGAAGAAGAGCAACGCAATGTAAAAGCCGCTGCCAAAAGGCAAGCTGCCAGTGCTGAAGAAGCCAAGCCTACTTTAGGTGACGCTAACGAAGCACTACAAGCGTTGAAAGATAAAATGGAAGGGAAGAAATAAACTTTCCGTTTACATATTTTAAAGCCTCGATAGTGTTATCGGGGCTTTTTTTGTTGTGCCATTTTCATTTATTTATTGCATTTTTATGCCTATTTTTGTTTATTAAAGGCTTTGTACATCCAACCTATGAGTCAAAAAGTACTGCTATCCTCCAAAGAGATACACATCATACTTCACCGTTTGGCCTGTCAGCTTTTAGAAAATCATTTAGATTTCAAAGACACGGTTCTTATCGGCATTCAACCCAGGGGTATTTTTCTTGCTGAAAGATTGACCAAAATATTGAAAGAGGAATATGGTGTTAAAGAAATAAAGCTTGGTTTTTTGGATATCACTTTTTTTAGGGATGATTTTAGAAGAGGTGACAAGACTTTGGAAGCTACCAAAACACAGATCAATTTTTTGGTCGAGGACAAAAAGGTGGTCCTCATTGATGATGTACTCTACACCGGCAGAAGTATTAATGCTGCCCTAACGGCGATACAATCTTTTGGCAGACCATTGGAAGTAGAATTATTGACCCTTATTGATAGGAGATTCAGTAGGCACCTGCCCATACAGCCCAATTACAGGGGAAGACAGGTTGATGCCATAAATGACGAGAAAGTAAAGGTAATGTGGAAGGAGAATGATGGTAAGGACATTATATATCTGATCAATAAATAAATAAGAATGAGCGAACTGAGTGTAAAGCACTTACTGGGAATTAAGTATCTTAACGAAAAAGATATCCAACTCATTTTTGAAACTGCCGACCATTTTAAAGAAGTTATCAACCGTTCCATAAAAAAAGTACCCTCATTACGGGACATCACTATTGCCAACATCTTTTTTGAAAACAGTACTCGCACGAAATTGTCTTTTGAGTTGGCCGAAAAACGGTTGTCCGCAGATGTTATCAATTTTTCCGCATCGCAATCTTCTGTAAAAAAGGGCGAAACGTTGATCGATACCGTAAACAATATCCTTTCCATGAAGGTAGATA from Costertonia aggregata harbors:
- the speD gene encoding adenosylmethionine decarboxylase translates to MYIGMHATWDVYNCDANKLSFVPHIKKTLHAITATLGLEEINEAFKQFEPIGVTGFILLAESHISIHTWPEHNYAAVDVFSCKPFDVGIVTKALKVLLASDEVKANVLERGKLSVAKKTSLPPK
- a CDS encoding glutathionylspermidine synthase family protein, whose translation is MVQGSRLDRLEDSRFKEVKRLKKKQLPHQLHWYLKQDYFSEELLGIHRFQIENFQRICTEAFLLFEKATQKILDEKRLNEFSIPPFFEECIYHSWNNRDKHPFLLGRFDVNGGLKNNDAKIIEFNADTCSTLPETVLWQDLQHQQLPLGNSQFNNLSHDIGEILLKLKHKISHDEPFILGSSFGYKEDILNVNTILDIGHENGFKSFYVNLEEVIFSHEEGILYEINGEYQIADIWFKMIPWDWMFTDEPQLAKDLSAIIRKDLCTVLNPAYAALWQNKKFLAYITRHFPNDYIAETFIEKPLLQEFVTKPHYGRLGENIEIKGKETTLSKGDYAHQDRVYQRFHPLEQDREEYYYQTGIFYTDKPSALNLRTQENLIITDDCEFMSHFII
- a CDS encoding polyamine aminopropyltransferase, whose translation is MRKKILLSFAVFVAGLCSIVYELLVSTTATYFLGDGVRQFSIIIGIYLFSMGIGAFLSKFLTKMPLRFFVHIEFLLGLIGGISVPLLYFLFVNVNSITLQILCLVIIFIIGLLTGMEVPLLTFASNEVDFKNNLSNVLSLDYIGGLLATLLFPFILLPFVGLFYSSLIFGIFNIVLGLVLNHFFLKKSKKTLFLGLLSMTVLFAIVFSGGRLLKIWDDAIYKNPIVLNTQTPYQKIVVTKKQEDIRLYLNRVIQFSSADEYRYHEPLVHVPLTLHKNPKSVLILGGGENLASREVLKYPSVEKIDVVDIDSTMFHLAKNNSFFKEINQGAALNKRVNLITEDAFTFLYNYPNSYDVIIADLPDPVNEAIARLYSRQFFLLAKAKLKEDGLFVTQSGEIYFSNSVFSCINNTLKDVFEYKLPYHNYIPSFGDWGFVLASRNPIDITVKKRNLPQNLQFLTDEQYQMAFLFPKDIEIAQTQKNTLDSPVILNYFLEDWNKWKTDLQSGTK
- a CDS encoding head GIN domain-containing protein → MKKSTSLALILLFTLSATAQWGKRIKGNGNMKTIERSIGDYESISLSGWFDVDLVSGNEGEITLRGEENLLEYIKTEVKNGKLVIKTEKGVNLKPSNWKSGIKVTVPVESIEGIAISGSGDIVGKTIIRSERLKTSMSGSGNLTMDVETDYLSVSMSGSGDMDFAGSTKDFDVSISGSGDVEAYGLEADNVTASVSGSADIQVTVNKVLKARVSGSGDISYRGNPEKIDTKTSGSGDISKG
- a CDS encoding DUF4097 family beta strand repeat-containing protein; protein product: MRTILCKYVTVLLLVLPIVLLAHDGKPRGKHTKEKTIKKEYDVNSDALLKVKNSYGNLNITSWNEDKIVIEVHVKTNGNNEEKVKQKLDEITIDFEASSSVVSARTVFNKKKNGWDWNWGNNNNVNMQINYTIKLPVKNSVHLNNDYGNIVLDRVDGHAKINCDYGRLEIGELRGRNNQLKFDYTSKSSIGYINSGEIRADYSGFTIEKAGDLMIKADYTNSTVVTMKNLQYTSDYGNMEIGEAQNVQGNGQYINVKLGTLHGNVNLTADYGSIRIKEMAEDAGNLQIRTDYTGVKIGYAPEYHFDFEINTEYAGVSGKDDFEISISNEKSTEKYYKGYHGSSNSGNMVYITSDYGGVSFNKIQSTSKN
- a CDS encoding RNA polymerase sigma factor codes for the protein MSHKKEHTNALLQLCLDGKQSAQLEIYNRYYKAMYNTAVRIVKDSAEAEDVMQESFLNAFTKLQSFKGEVTFGAWLKRIVINNSIYHYRKKQKQNEVGLDDIMYKVEDDDVVASDHGITELKAQKVMETMKNLKDNYRVSLTLHLIEGYDYEEISDIMNISYANCRTTISRAKESLRKKLVMA